The genome window ACCCGTgtgtgtcacagtctctgtgagttcctatgtgtctCAGTAAAGTATAAGAGAAACTCACCCGGTTCTGATGTTTAAACAAGTAggaataaaattatgtaaatggcatccattttttttatttcacagcTAAAAACTGTAACTTCTTTTCTCCAAGCCTAGGACTACAGCTGTGCAACTGGAGTtaaggaaaaatttttaaaaaaaatgcttgaatGAGATATATTATGAAAAGTATAATGAGTATGTTTGGTTAGTGTGttcagtattttatttcatagttttatttCAACCTTTGTATTCACAACTTCCAAAAGCAATTATTAATACACTGATATCTGATTTTCATCTCTTAAGCTAATTCATAGTTTGTAGGAACTTATGAACTACTTAACCAAGAAGAACACCTAAGGGTAGGACAAGAACCTTAGAAAGATGTACCTGCTATAAGAGCAACATGAAAATCACAGGAATTGGTTGAGAGTATCCTAGCATATCCAAACTTCTGTTACACATTGGTTTTCATGAGATTCACacatattgttttatattgttttaatcAATGTTTAATTTTTCATACATACACTTTCTAATAGAAATTAATTTAATctcatacacatttttatttcttggctCTTGCATAAGGACTGACCATATAGTATTAGCACCTGAATACATTTTAAGGTATGTTCATTCATGTATTGTAGAAAATTTTAGTAAGTTCTTGAATTTCTTGACAAATAAGATGACTAGGCCAGCTGGAATTTTCCATGGGTGACAAAATTTCCTTGGAATGTTAGAGCTTTCAATCAAAAAGAGAAAGTATGTCACATTCAATTAATTTGGGAAGATTCTACATGAAACCTCagtataagaaaatataaaatattgggCAGGGTGGTACAATCAtttttcccagcacttgggaggtagagataggttgatatctgtgagttcaaagccagccttgtctaaatagtgagttttaggacttccaaggctatgtagaaagactctctctcaagaaaacaaaacaaaaataaaagaagaaaatataaagtgACATAAAACTATAAAGCTGCATTGGTCATTGATATATATTGACAATATGAATGTAATTTTTCACATGAGTAGACAAATTTAAGAATATTAATATCAGAAGGATTATCAGTCTTCTCCAAGGATAAGTTTATAATATGTTACCAAATTCTAAGAACTAAGccccaaatgcacacacacacattttttaacaataaaaaaaactcaattttttgtatttataaatatatgtgttatatgtatgtgtgtgtttatatgtgtatgtgtttgtgtgtgtgtgtgtaacaataataattagagAACAAAAGGtcatgcatttaaaaaagaatgacaaaCACAGAAGGAATTGAAAGGAGCAGAGAAGCAATGAAATGATGTAAATTCGTATGGACAAATgaaaccaccccccaaaaaatccaaacaaattaTACCAGAAAActgaacaatgacatcataaaataaattgaaatttgtTAACCTTgtgaaaacaaatttcaaatctGTTTCCTCTAGGTTCTCTTCTCTGTTATGGTAGTTTATATGTAGTTGGTCCCCTTAAGTTCACAGGGAtggccctattaggaggtgtggcctcactgAAGTAGGTGCAGTTTTGTTAGAGGAAGCCTGCcactctgggggtgggctttcaggtctcctatgctcaaaataatgcccagtgtctcagttcacttccttttgcctCCATGATCAGATGTAGCTCATTCTCCAATCTCAGCTCCTTCATcaacaccatgtcttcctgcatgctgtcatgtcctGACATGATaataatgcactaaacctctaaaactgtcaGCCACCCTTAATAAATATTTCCCTTTATAGGAGGTGTCATGGTCTTGgtatctcttcagagcaatagaaaccataaacAAGACATCTGTAAATAACAGGAGATATGTGCTCGGTATATGAACATCTTAGGTTATAATCAATATTTGCCTTTGGTTTATGCTATAACATGGAATTTTCCAAGGGAATTAAGTCACAGAGCTCATTCAAGAGGCATAGTCACTTCAATCCTTGGAAATTCTAGTGTCTAGTCCTTTTAGAAATTCAAGACACAACTCAATACTTCCTCCGGGCATGagtaaacacaattttaaaatgtgttcaaatAATCCAGCAATACTTAGACGTCAGGTTTTACATATTCTCCTATACATTTCTCCTTACATCAAATACGAATTTTTAAGTAAGACAATTTTACCACTTCCAATGCTTTCAAAAGTCATTGAATTTATAACAGCATAAAACTAAACTGGCCTTAATTTTTACATGTTAATgctaattgattaattaatagtGAAAGTGTGATCTCAGAAACAGTTTCATCATGTTGTTAATGTATCCTGTAGAAAAtgataccatttttttaaaaataattactaatggataaaatatttttcctagtATATAGTGACTTCTTatatttttagattaattttgCAAGTGAAATTgattcttgtgtatgtgtgtgtgtgtctgtacctaTATGAATAACGTATAGATGTGTATACAAATGAAGGGTGGATGGTGCATGTACCTGTTCACATGCATGGTAATACAAAGAAAGGCAACGACTCTATCCATTTATTGTTCTCTACATCATTTCCTTAAGACAAGGTCTCCAAAGAGCTTTGACCTTATTCTTTTTGGTAAGAAACTTTGGGCTCTACACTACCTTACTTTACCAGTATTTTGTTAAaagtgtgctaccatgcctgatttTTGACATGGGTTATGAGAATCAATAATAATATATTAGTTTGTACAACAAATGCTATAACCCACTGGTTCCTGCCACCCAGTACTGCAagtgtaatattttaataatcatCAGAAACCATTGTCAATCTCTTCCACATTCTCCTGATGGCattctttatttccttattcCTGAAAGTGTAAACCATAGGGTTCAGAAGTGGTGTCATGATGGTGGCAAATGCAAATGCATTTTTTTCAGAAGAGAAACCAGTTGATGGTCTTGCATACATTAATATGCATGACACAAAGAACAAAAGCACAACAGTAATGTGGGATCCACAGGTGGAGAGAGCTTTAAGTCGCCCCTCAGAGCTGTGGGATCTCAGAGAGTACAATATGACACCATAGGATAcaagtaaaatagaaaagattATGATGCAGATAGACCCACTATTAGCAAACACCAAGataacaaatatgtgtgtgtcagtgcaggcaAGCTTCAGTAATGGGAACAAGTCACACACGTAATGATCAATGACATTAGGTCCACAGAAGGGCAACTGCAAAGTGAAGGTAATTTGTATGATAGAATGCAAGAATCCTCCAGCCCAGGATATTGTCAACAAAATGCCACAGAGCCTCCGGGTCATAATGGAAGAGTAATGTAAAGGCTTGcaaatggccacatagcggtcataggccatggctgACAGGACAATCACCTCTATCCCAGTGAAGAAGTGGACAGCAAACAGTTGTGTCATGCAACATTCAAAAGAGATGGTCTTCCTCTCATAGAAGAAGTCTACAATCATCTTGGGTGTGACAGTAGAAGAAGTGCATGCATCCAGTAAGGACAGGAATATcaagaagaagtacatgggggagGCAAGCAGTGTGGGACTAGAGATGATGGTCACCACAATCATCATGTTTCCCCAAATAGTCGCAAGGTAAatcaacaaaaacacaacaaacaataTTTTCTCAACTTTTGAGTTCTGTGAAAGCCCAAGAAGTACAAACTCAGTGACAAAGCTCTGGTTTTGCATTACTCTCAAGAAGATGACACTGAAATAAAATCTGTTCACTTAAATCTGAAATTATGAGAAAAGAATACCTTATTCAAATTTATATAATCAACATGTACAAGTTGCTGCTTCCTTGattattttactattaaaaaaagaatattataacTTTTTAATGTATAGTTGCATGACATGTAGTATTGAAGTTAAGTTAAATTATTGAATACTTTAAATAGCCACATTAAAATATTGGAGATTAAAACATCTACTTGGGTGAGAGGAGAGCAATAGCCTATCTTTAAAGGGTCAGCTTTCATAAGCCCTTATGAGATTCTTGAagtgaaacattgaaatgcattATAAACTTCTACATATAAATGAAGACCAGAATGTAAGTCATCATCGACTGATCAAAGCATTCACTGCTTCATCTACCAACAGAAGAGGCAAGATATATTTTAGGGCACACTTCAAACATCAATGATTCAGCTTCAATGTGTGTAAAAGTGTGAATTTATTGAAACTTCCAATAACATAATCTATtctttataaaacagaaaatctttGGGAAAGTATGCAGCACTCCTCTTTGTGCATTTGTTGAAAGGTGGAGATTTCACTAAATTCATCACTTTATAACCTAACAAGAACTTTACAAAACTTAACCTATTTTCATTACAACTAAATGAAatactacaaaaaataaataaataaataaataaataaataaataaataaataaataaataaataaaaagcaattgCTCCAGATTTCAAGTCATAGTCATAGTCAGCAGTATGTTACAGTGGTTTGggcattttcattttgaaaaagttATCATCGAAGCTTTtatgataaaaaaagaaaacatgctcAACCTGGGACTTTGGAGACACAAGTTTTAACAGACATGATGTGTCCACAGAACCAACAGGGTAAAGAGtgatatttttctcctttgtaagAACTTCAGAAAACGGATGTTA of Peromyscus maniculatus bairdii isolate BWxNUB_F1_BW_parent chromosome 4, HU_Pman_BW_mat_3.1, whole genome shotgun sequence contains these proteins:
- the LOC102922048 gene encoding olfactory receptor 4C15-like, with the translated sequence MQNQSFVTEFVLLGLSQNSKVEKILFVVFLLIYLATIWGNMMIVVTIISSPTLLASPMYFFLIFLSLLDACTSSTVTPKMIVDFFYERKTISFECCMTQLFAVHFFTGIEVIVLSAMAYDRYVAICKPLHYSSIMTRRLCGILLTISWAGGFLHSIIQITFTLQLPFCGPNVIDHYVCDLFPLLKLACTDTHIFVILVFANSGSICIIIFSILLVSYGVILYSLRSHSSEGRLKALSTCGSHITVVLLFFVSCILMYARPSTGFSSEKNAFAFATIMTPLLNPMVYTFRNKEIKNAIRRMWKRLTMVSDDY